From the genome of Xyrauchen texanus isolate HMW12.3.18 chromosome 7, RBS_HiC_50CHRs, whole genome shotgun sequence:
TTGGATGAAGTCGTTTTGATTTGGAGGTCTATAAACAACACCACACAAAATTGGTTTGCTTTTTGGAAGTAAAATATCAATCCACACAGCTTCAAGATTAACATTGTCCAGGTCCTGTCTTAGATTGAAATCAATATCAGACCTCACAAATATGCAGACCCCACCCCCTTGTCTGTTCCGGTCTTTGCGAACGATAACAAAGTTTTCAATTTCAACTTCGGAGTCAGTAATATAAGAATCTAACCATGTTTCTGAAAAACATAGTATACTTGCCTTGATTTTCCTGGCCAGCTCACGTACCTCCGTGATCTTTGGCAGTAAGCTGCGaatgtttaaatgaaaacaatgcaaGCCCTCTGTTGCAAAAACGGATATTTGTTCCTCAGTGAAGACCAAGTTGTTACTTCTCACGGTAATGGCCTTCGGCAGCGATTTTGTAGCCTCAGCAGCACACTGCAGCCTCATACTCGTCCGCCTCGGCACCCGGTATCCACTGGCTCTTGAGTTTATAGCCGCGTTCACACCAGGCATCTCCCGTGGCGTCTTCTGCAGCTGCCAGTGTCTGCTAGCCGCATCGCAAACCACATTGGATGGTGCAACATCCAGTAGACCTAAAGACAGCCTGTTCACCAGGTTTACGTTCTCGACCGTAGCAAGTTGTAGGTGGCTGATCGCtgaagtgcccaacatggtcttctgttgTAGCCATCTGATGGCAAGGTTCAACatcttgtgcattctgagatgctattctgctgactacaattgtacagagtggtatctgagttaccgtagcctttctgtcagctcgaatcagtttggacattctctgttgacctctctcatcaataaagCATTTacttccgcagaactgccgctcactggatgtttttggcaccattctgcgtaaactctagagaatgttgtgcatgaaaatcccagaagatcagcagtcaCAGTAATACTCAAATCagcacgtctggcaccaaaaatcataccATGGTCGAAATCATTGAGGCCACATTTTTTTCCAATTCTGGttgttgatgtgaactttaactgaagatCCTgtcccatatttgcatgattttatgcatcgcACTGCTGCCAGAAGATTCACTGAGTAGATAAACGCATGAATAAGtactgtaggtgtacaggtgttccaaataaagtgctcactGAGGGTATTATAAATATTACCTTACATCCACATCATTGTTTTCATTCCAACCAACAGTAGATCATAGACATTCTTATTctaaaagatgaagtgtgtaatttctgcattaCTAGCACTACCAAAAGGAACTGCAAAGATAATCCCTTTTTTTaaaaggtttcccaaacacttcccTTAACCTCCATTGGtctaacaaacagatagtcctgccccaaaacTAATGCCGTTTGCTGAGCACACTTGTTTTGGCCTCTCTCGCTTGCTCATGTGTTTACACCTCTGCTTGCTTTGTGGGCGAGCTGAAACCACGTCACATATGAAAAAGAGATCACAGACTATAAAGTGGTAATAATAGAAAGTAGATAGCAATCCTCAATTTACCACTTTGATAGAATGAACGCTGCAAAGATCTGGTTTTCACCTCTTTTTGTTTGTAGTATTTGGATTTTGAGTCTGGCTATCAACTGTGACTGGACAACTGAGTATGAATTTCAAGGAAAATGTTGTAAGGACTGCCCTTCAGGTAAGAGAACCATAGTAATTCCAAGACTTAAATGAGCACTGTCATTGCAATCTGAATTTTCAGTGTCATTCAAAGTAATTACTGTATCCTGCTTCTTGATTTTTTATATGTGCTTgttgttcatattttttttaattgtcatgtCTGTATATTTACAGTGACCTCCAacaatatttggacacttaagcaaaatgtaaaaatgtgtgaatGTAATTTCATTACACAACATatctaaatatgtaaatattgataAAACACTATATACTGTTCAATTTTAAGAtgcaaagtatatgtaaacttacTGGATGTCAAACTTAGAGCAATGTCCATGGTTAATATGATGAACTACACCCATGTTGCTCTGAACTTCATCATGCAGTACATACACTAAAATGACCTTGGATCCAGTTGATTAAAAGTAAATGCAAAAATAGCAGATTGTTCAAGCATCCTTTTTTGGGGTTTGAATGATTTCACACCTTGCTTTTATGTTAAAGAAACCTGACCTTTAACTTTTTAGACCTCAATAATTGTTTCCTTTTTGTATTGTCCAGGTGAATATCCCAAATATCATTGTAAAGAGAACAacagtgacagtgtgtgtgagagatgccCAACGAAGGTTGAGGACAAATGTTTCTGTGAAGGCAAGATGTTATGCAAAGACGATGAATGCTCTAAGTGTGTGCCTAAAGAAAAGTGCAAACCAGGACATCAACTGATGAGAGAGGGTAAggtctttattttaatatttcattacACAGTTATTACCTACACACATGACTGGAAAGGCTGCAATGTTGGATATTTAAGATCTTTGTCTGATTCATCTTCTCTATGTATCTTTCCTGCCAATTAGGGAACTTTTATTGTGGTCTTAGTGTGAACAGGGCAGACAAACACCTGTGAGAGAGGGCTTAGAATAGACCACACTCAAAAATAATCACAATTGACCCTTGTGGCACAAGAATTACACACTATAGATTTAATTCAAAagccacatacattttttttttaaaatacatacaactaTTTTAAATTCATCATCTATCTTTGTTATTCTTTGTGTTTTTACAGGTAATTTTAAGTACAAGTACCATTGTGAGCAATGTCCCAACACCATGTTCAATGATGCTGAGGATAGCGAGTGTAAACCATTTGCAAAGTAAAGCTTTGAATTGGCTGTATTTTAATGAAGttcttaaaaaaaagagtttCATAAGATTTTATATCAGTTGATGACTGAGTTTCTGAAATCAGGTGTGATGGCTTGCGTGTGGTCTTCCCTGGAAACAGTACCCACAATGCAAGATGTGGCCTTTATGGTTTGTACTTTTTTCTAAGGAAATTTGCAGAACAGTATACTGTTGTATGCAGGGTTCCACCCTTACAGACCAAAGAATTTCCGTGACTTTTCCAGTCATTAATGAGTCATAAGTGAATTTAATAAGGAtgtctaaaataattttatagagatAACTAAGTTTTTAGCTGATAATGCAGATTATAActagataaaaacaaaacattgattacaagaatatattttttgagattttaattttcaattaatatatatatactctttagaTACTCAGTATACATGTATACTTTTGTGtagcactttacaaaaaggttctattCAAAATATTAGTTCAGACATGACAAAACTCTGAAAGATTTattttaatgtgggtatgacatatttatAGTATATTGGTTGTTGCGGACTAGATCTGCaacgctgctgctgcagagcaagtacgaagacttgctactgctagaacattaCAGACATGCTGAGTTAAgaatgtggacatgctgctgcacaattaaaaaa
Proteins encoded in this window:
- the LOC127647004 gene encoding tumor necrosis factor receptor superfamily member 18-like; translated protein: MNAAKIWFSPLFVCSIWILSLAINCDWTTEYEFQGKCCKDCPSGEYPKYHCKENNSDSVCERCPTKVEDKCFCEGKMLCKDDECSKCVPKEKCKPGHQLMREGNFKYKYHCEQCPNTMFNDAEDSECKPFAKCDGLRVVFPGNSTHNARCGLYDSPILIRSLTSHPVVMACLTITVLIFLVLIMYTAFQIYKHRRHRKISQPYIHRMRMPSDTCSCQLSKEEIGDDSDSKTALEISQV